Proteins encoded within one genomic window of Hahella chejuensis KCTC 2396:
- a CDS encoding N-acetylmuramoyl-L-alanine amidase has product MGQPWEDRLLQVDMRRVDYPNALWSPAANFRIPPGRRDIRYIIIHITGGPALTERNALNTFRAGPASAHYIVNREGRVVQTVREAHIANHVDNIHSQTNRESIGIEHVNPWDPNPRTYPTDAQYMASARLVAWLCHRYGIPVRHETAPHTAGIRGHIEEAPHSGHRTCPNPAWNWDLYIDLVRSIRVETFDEMIRTLAR; this is encoded by the coding sequence ATGGGACAACCCTGGGAAGATCGGCTATTGCAGGTAGATATGCGGCGGGTGGATTATCCCAACGCACTGTGGTCGCCGGCGGCGAATTTCAGGATACCGCCGGGGCGGCGGGACATTCGCTACATTATCATCCATATTACTGGCGGGCCTGCGCTGACTGAACGCAACGCCCTGAATACCTTTCGGGCGGGCCCCGCCAGCGCCCACTATATCGTTAACCGGGAAGGGCGCGTGGTGCAGACCGTGAGGGAGGCGCACATCGCCAATCACGTCGATAACATTCATTCCCAAACCAATCGGGAAAGTATTGGCATTGAACACGTGAATCCCTGGGACCCGAATCCGCGGACTTATCCTACGGATGCGCAATATATGGCGTCCGCGCGGCTGGTGGCCTGGCTGTGTCACCGCTACGGTATTCCCGTGCGTCATGAAACCGCGCCTCACACCGCCGGCATCCGCGGTCATATTGAAGAGGCCCCGCATTCCGGTCATCGCACCTGTCCTAATCCCGCCTGGAACTGGGACTTGTATATCGATCTGGTGCGCAGCATTCGCGTGGAAACTTTTGATGAGATGATTCGCACACTGGCGCGTTAG
- a CDS encoding TIGR01458 family HAD-type hydrolase: MPLAYKALFLDLSGVIYEGNQTIPGAVEAVVRAREKGLALRFITNTASQSSRDLLRRLRSMGLSLQDSELFTAPLAAKAYILEHRLRPLCIVNDAVQEDLADLDSDDPNCVLLGDARDGLNYRNLNRAFRLCRNGAPLIGIGMNKYFKDDEGLMLDAGPFIRALEWAADVTAVIMGKPSQAFFDQVRATTGLSPEQCLMVGDDVAGDVEGAVKAGLQGCLVRTGKFLPEDEQRLPAGAQVVDSLADLFY, from the coding sequence ATGCCGCTTGCTTACAAAGCGTTGTTTCTTGATCTCAGCGGTGTGATCTACGAAGGGAACCAGACTATTCCCGGCGCCGTGGAAGCAGTAGTCAGGGCGCGGGAGAAAGGGCTGGCGCTACGTTTCATCACCAACACCGCCAGCCAGTCCTCTCGCGATTTACTGCGTCGTCTGAGAAGTATGGGCCTCAGTTTGCAGGATTCTGAGTTATTCACCGCGCCCCTCGCAGCCAAGGCTTATATCCTCGAACACAGGCTGCGGCCGCTATGTATTGTCAATGACGCAGTGCAGGAAGACCTGGCCGATCTTGATTCTGACGATCCCAATTGCGTGCTATTGGGAGACGCTCGCGACGGTTTAAATTACCGCAACCTGAACCGCGCGTTTCGTTTATGCCGCAATGGCGCGCCATTGATCGGAATCGGCATGAATAAATATTTTAAGGACGATGAAGGGCTGATGCTGGACGCTGGGCCTTTCATCCGCGCATTGGAGTGGGCGGCGGATGTGACGGCGGTGATTATGGGTAAGCCCAGTCAGGCGTTTTTTGATCAAGTGAGGGCCACTACCGGTTTGTCGCCGGAACAGTGTCTCATGGTGGGGGATGATGTGGCCGGCGATGTGGAGGGAGCGGTTAAAGCCGGTCTGCAAGGATGCCTGGTGCGCACCGGAAAATTTCTCCCCGAAGACGAACAGCGACTGCCTGCCGGGGCTCAGGTAGTGGACAGTCTGGCTGATCTGTTTTATTAA
- a CDS encoding MipA/OmpV family protein, with translation MLGVGAAAWKSEYEGVSGSDELAVYPAISYKGDRFSISGTEADYRVLGDGDSGLNAYVSLGMGDGGYDASDSVVFAGMDDRDASIDLGVGVEYAFDQGSLNAAIAHDVSGAYKGLVGSASFSSSQKLSDTLYLTPSAGFYYRSSDYVDYYYGVRDSEATSDRSAYEGDDTLTPFVGYELFTVLSEHWRISHSAEVRWLGDEITDSPLVDRSTVWSAALNFLYLF, from the coding sequence ATGCTTGGCGTTGGCGCAGCAGCCTGGAAATCGGAGTACGAAGGCGTGAGCGGCTCAGATGAGCTGGCGGTCTATCCGGCGATTTCTTACAAAGGAGATCGTTTCAGCATCAGCGGAACCGAAGCTGATTATCGCGTATTGGGCGATGGCGACAGCGGCTTGAACGCCTACGTCAGCCTGGGTATGGGAGACGGCGGATACGATGCGTCAGACTCCGTTGTCTTCGCGGGAATGGACGATAGAGACGCCAGCATCGATTTGGGCGTAGGAGTGGAGTATGCATTTGATCAGGGCTCATTGAACGCCGCCATTGCGCACGATGTATCAGGCGCATACAAAGGATTGGTCGGCAGCGCCAGTTTCTCCTCGTCGCAGAAGTTGAGCGATACTCTCTATCTGACGCCTTCAGCGGGTTTTTACTACCGCAGCAGCGACTATGTGGACTACTACTATGGCGTTCGCGACAGCGAGGCGACTTCCGACCGGAGCGCTTATGAAGGCGATGACACGCTGACGCCATTTGTCGGGTATGAATTATTCACTGTGTTGTCGGAACACTGGCGCATCTCTCATTCAGCGGAAGTGCGTTGGCTGGGTGACGAAATCACTGACTCGCCTTTGGTGGATCGCAGCACGGTATGGAGCGCCGCGTTGAACTTCCTTTACCTTTTCTGA
- a CDS encoding transposase: MDAARLTGFMKRLIKDARRKVFLILDNLRVHHAKMVEAWLEENQDHIEVFYLPAYSPELNPDEYLNCDLKAGVHGGKPARKKGDLKKKIRSHMCMLQKKPVRVKNTLITQASNMRLGMPISMPR; this comes from the coding sequence ATGGACGCGGCCCGGTTGACAGGGTTCATGAAGCGGCTGATCAAAGACGCCAGACGCAAGGTCTTCCTGATACTGGACAATTTGAGAGTCCATCACGCCAAGATGGTGGAAGCCTGGCTTGAGGAAAATCAGGATCATATTGAAGTATTCTACTTACCCGCCTATTCCCCGGAATTGAACCCAGACGAATACTTGAATTGTGACTTAAAAGCGGGAGTTCACGGCGGTAAGCCAGCGCGAAAGAAAGGGGACCTCAAAAAGAAAATCCGGTCACATATGTGTATGTTGCAAAAGAAACCTGTGAGGGTGAAAAATACTTTAATCACCCAAGCATCAAATATGCGGCTTGGAATGCCTATATCGATGCCTCGTTAA
- a CDS encoding flagellar biosynthetic protein FliR, whose amino-acid sequence MHFTIDLSWAWAWWLLSIRLALVVMASPFDMFGRLPGRIRFFLVCALALLMVRFSPATGVQLPSSVVDMALACANELVLGLAMALGLHAAFTVFQIAGRLIDFQSGFGAANIMNPATNSAEPLMGTILLFFATFVFFSMDAHHMVIKGLAYSVAQVPPGSGLVRMDFPGAMKQFGLMFSFAMVLAAPVLAVLFLLDVGVAVMARTMPQMNVYFLFLPLKVALGIIVTALSLKYLTPLIGEVFNSIFRYWSGMLTVI is encoded by the coding sequence ATGCATTTCACCATTGATCTATCCTGGGCATGGGCCTGGTGGCTCCTGTCCATACGACTGGCGTTAGTGGTGATGGCTTCTCCTTTTGATATGTTTGGACGTTTGCCTGGGCGCATTAGGTTTTTCTTGGTTTGCGCCCTGGCGTTGTTGATGGTGCGTTTCTCGCCCGCCACGGGTGTGCAATTACCATCTTCAGTCGTTGATATGGCGTTGGCCTGTGCGAATGAGTTGGTGCTGGGGTTGGCGATGGCTTTAGGTTTGCACGCCGCCTTTACCGTATTTCAGATAGCCGGCAGGCTGATTGATTTTCAATCAGGCTTCGGCGCGGCGAATATAATGAATCCCGCAACAAACTCGGCGGAGCCGTTGATGGGAACAATATTGCTGTTTTTCGCCACCTTCGTTTTTTTTAGCATGGATGCGCATCATATGGTGATTAAAGGGCTTGCTTATAGCGTTGCTCAGGTTCCCCCGGGCTCAGGACTGGTGAGAATGGATTTTCCTGGCGCCATGAAACAGTTTGGCTTGATGTTTTCATTCGCGATGGTGCTGGCGGCGCCAGTCCTGGCGGTGTTGTTTTTATTGGATGTGGGCGTGGCGGTGATGGCGAGGACGATGCCGCAAATGAATGTTTACTTTCTATTTCTGCCATTAAAAGTGGCGTTAGGGATCATCGTGACGGCGCTCTCACTCAAATACCTGACTCCACTTATTGGAGAAGTGTTTAACTCTATATTCCGCTACTGGAGTGGAATGCTGACAGTCATTTGA
- a CDS encoding WD40/YVTN/BNR-like repeat-containing protein, which translates to MNQKLRIGTRKGLFIFERTGHGQWRCSEPDFLGDPVSMALRDPRNGDQYTALNLGHFGVKLHRAEPGSREWKEIEPPKFPKSGEEDGPAVELIWELVPGGADQPATLWAGTIPGGLFKSTDRGENWTLIDSLWRRPERENWFGGGYDKPGIHSICVHPNNTRCVRLAISCGGVWESLDAGDTWAQTGQGLRAAFLPPDQAYNPVSQDPHRMVSCPASPDHMWIQHHNGVFRSEDGGHSWTELTDVSPSVFGFAVAVHPQDPNTAWFAPAIKDERRVPVDAKLIINRTRDGGKSFTALSNGLPQGPAYDLTYRHSLDVDDSGDLLAFGSTTGGLWVSEDQGDHWQCLSAHLPPIYVVRFDKQF; encoded by the coding sequence ATGAATCAAAAATTACGTATCGGAACGCGCAAGGGGTTGTTTATCTTCGAACGCACGGGACACGGCCAGTGGCGCTGCAGCGAGCCCGACTTTCTGGGCGACCCGGTATCCATGGCGCTGCGCGATCCGCGCAATGGCGACCAATATACCGCCCTCAATCTCGGCCACTTTGGCGTCAAACTGCATCGGGCTGAGCCCGGCTCCAGAGAATGGAAAGAAATCGAGCCGCCCAAGTTTCCCAAAAGCGGCGAAGAGGATGGGCCTGCCGTAGAGTTAATCTGGGAGCTGGTTCCCGGCGGCGCGGATCAACCGGCTACCCTGTGGGCGGGCACGATTCCTGGAGGCTTATTCAAATCCACTGACCGGGGCGAGAATTGGACGTTAATTGATTCGCTATGGCGGCGACCGGAGCGGGAAAACTGGTTCGGCGGCGGTTACGACAAGCCCGGCATTCACTCCATTTGCGTGCATCCCAACAACACCCGTTGCGTGCGGTTGGCGATCTCTTGTGGGGGGGTATGGGAAAGTCTGGATGCCGGCGATACCTGGGCTCAGACAGGGCAGGGGCTACGGGCCGCTTTTCTGCCCCCGGATCAAGCCTACAATCCTGTATCTCAGGACCCCCATCGCATGGTCAGTTGTCCCGCTTCGCCGGACCATATGTGGATTCAGCACCATAATGGCGTCTTTCGTTCCGAAGACGGCGGGCATAGCTGGACGGAACTCACCGATGTTTCACCCTCTGTGTTCGGTTTCGCTGTAGCGGTGCATCCCCAGGACCCAAACACGGCCTGGTTTGCTCCGGCCATCAAGGATGAACGCCGCGTTCCAGTAGACGCTAAATTAATCATTAATCGTACGCGCGACGGCGGGAAAAGCTTCACCGCGCTCAGCAATGGGTTGCCGCAAGGTCCCGCCTATGATTTGACCTATCGCCACTCCTTGGATGTAGACGACAGTGGCGACCTGCTGGCCTTTGGCTCAACTACCGGCGGGCTGTGGGTGAGCGAGGATCAGGGCGACCACTGGCAGTGCTTGAGCGCGCACCTGCCTCCGATTTACGTTGTGCGGTTCGATAAGCAGTTCTAA
- the moeB gene encoding molybdopterin-synthase adenylyltransferase MoeB — protein sequence MLTTAELSRYSRHLSLPEFGRAGQEQLRASRVLIVGAGGLGSPLGLYLAAAGVGILGIVDGDVVEESNLQRQVLYTVDDIGQPKAERAAARLNALNPHVDIRPYTMTLSSENALGLIKDYDLVIDGTDNFPTRYLTNDACVLAGKPNVYGSIFQFEGQASVFHHEGGPCYRCLFPEPPPPGMVPSCAEGGVLGVLPAMIAGIQATEAIKILTGMGDTLSGRLLQYNALSMTFDELRLRRDPECPVCGDHPSITALIDYDAFCGVPKALAQECDINPEALNARLQKGEQMTLIDVREPYEREICAIDGSLHIPLQSLPARIHEFSKEQTLVFYCKSGGRSAGARQLFSDADFHRVYNLSGGILAWADKIDPDMPRY from the coding sequence GTGCTTACTACAGCCGAACTCAGCCGCTACAGCCGACACCTCAGCCTGCCGGAGTTTGGGCGCGCGGGTCAGGAGCAATTGCGGGCTTCGCGCGTGTTGATTGTGGGAGCTGGCGGTTTGGGCTCGCCATTGGGATTGTATCTGGCGGCGGCGGGCGTGGGCATATTAGGGATTGTGGATGGCGACGTGGTGGAGGAAAGTAATCTGCAGCGGCAGGTGCTGTATACCGTGGATGACATCGGCCAACCCAAAGCGGAGCGCGCCGCCGCTCGATTGAACGCATTGAACCCGCATGTCGACATTCGGCCCTACACAATGACGCTATCCTCGGAAAACGCCTTGGGGCTGATCAAGGACTACGATCTGGTCATTGATGGCACGGATAACTTCCCCACTCGTTACCTGACCAACGATGCTTGCGTGCTCGCCGGCAAACCCAATGTGTATGGCAGCATCTTCCAGTTTGAAGGTCAGGCCAGCGTGTTTCATCATGAGGGCGGCCCCTGTTATCGCTGCCTGTTTCCGGAACCGCCTCCGCCGGGCATGGTTCCGTCCTGCGCCGAGGGCGGCGTGCTGGGAGTATTGCCCGCCATGATCGCAGGCATACAGGCGACTGAAGCCATCAAGATCCTTACTGGTATGGGCGACACTCTGAGCGGCCGCCTGCTGCAATACAATGCATTGAGCATGACATTTGACGAGTTGCGTCTGCGCCGGGACCCGGAGTGCCCCGTGTGCGGCGACCATCCCAGCATCACAGCGTTGATTGATTACGACGCATTTTGCGGCGTCCCCAAAGCCCTGGCGCAGGAATGCGATATCAATCCGGAGGCGCTAAACGCGCGTCTACAAAAGGGAGAGCAGATGACGCTCATTGATGTGCGAGAACCCTACGAACGGGAAATTTGCGCCATCGACGGCAGTCTTCACATTCCCTTGCAAAGCCTGCCAGCTCGAATACACGAATTCAGCAAAGAGCAAACGCTGGTGTTCTATTGCAAGTCGGGAGGGCGCTCCGCCGGCGCCCGCCAGCTATTCAGCGACGCTGACTTCCATCGCGTTTACAACCTCAGCGGCGGCATTCTCGCCTGGGCGGACAAGATCGACCCAGACATGCCCCGCTACTGA
- a CDS encoding tetratricopeptide repeat protein — translation MSVSDLAEKIARLKRFLEQDENNLNLLLDLGRALHENGQPEDAVPLFDRALKIAADHPQAIYERSMVMITLGRVDEAIAGFSQLKTAGLSHPSISYNLGYCYLLQSAPDKAVVELSEHIEEPGKNPGYALILARAYYAMGDLPEVERFANLAISLQPNFSEAKAVLAMCLQDNEDFDKAIRVAEEVLAQEPDNAEALGVKAYCSLNALDLSTAAQSFDAMIQAKPKSGRGWVGKGLLEMQQGDLAAAEGALKKGLENMPGHIGSWNVLAWCQILQGRMQEAEESLRRASEIDDRFGETYGALAVIKALTHDYAEARLLARKATRLDKDSFSGHFARALCDQGENNPEQAQQIMHRLMNAPIDDKGRKLIDILPQFIRH, via the coding sequence ATGTCAGTCTCCGACTTGGCGGAAAAAATCGCGCGCCTCAAGCGTTTTCTCGAACAAGATGAAAACAACCTGAATCTGTTATTGGATTTGGGGCGCGCGCTGCATGAAAACGGCCAGCCTGAAGACGCTGTTCCGCTCTTTGACCGCGCATTAAAAATTGCGGCGGACCACCCTCAGGCGATTTATGAGCGCTCGATGGTCATGATCACATTGGGACGAGTTGACGAGGCGATAGCGGGCTTCTCCCAGCTTAAAACAGCAGGGCTGTCTCACCCAAGCATTAGCTACAATCTAGGTTACTGTTACCTCCTGCAATCAGCGCCGGATAAGGCGGTCGTTGAACTGAGCGAGCATATTGAAGAGCCTGGAAAGAATCCCGGTTATGCACTAATCCTCGCGCGAGCCTATTACGCCATGGGCGACCTGCCAGAGGTGGAGCGCTTTGCAAATCTGGCGATTTCTCTGCAGCCGAACTTCTCCGAGGCCAAAGCTGTTTTAGCGATGTGTCTGCAAGACAACGAAGACTTTGATAAAGCGATACGCGTGGCAGAGGAAGTGTTGGCGCAGGAGCCAGACAATGCGGAAGCATTGGGTGTTAAGGCATATTGCTCCCTCAACGCATTGGATCTGAGTACGGCTGCTCAAAGCTTCGACGCAATGATTCAGGCCAAGCCGAAAAGCGGGCGTGGATGGGTTGGCAAAGGCCTCCTTGAAATGCAGCAAGGTGATTTGGCCGCCGCTGAAGGCGCCTTAAAAAAAGGGCTTGAAAATATGCCTGGCCATATCGGTTCCTGGAACGTATTGGCTTGGTGCCAGATTTTGCAGGGCCGGATGCAGGAAGCAGAGGAGAGTTTACGCCGCGCCAGCGAAATCGATGACCGATTTGGCGAGACCTACGGCGCCCTGGCGGTTATTAAAGCGTTAACGCACGATTATGCGGAAGCGCGTTTACTGGCGCGCAAGGCGACCCGACTGGATAAAGACTCCTTCTCTGGACACTTTGCCCGTGCTTTATGTGACCAAGGTGAAAACAATCCAGAGCAGGCGCAACAGATTATGCATCGCCTTATGAATGCGCCTATTGATGATAAAGGGCGTAAGCTGATTGATATTCTTCCTCAGTTTATCCGTCATTGA
- the fliQ gene encoding flagellar biosynthesis protein FliQ: protein MNADLAMMLTEDMLWTAVLVAAPILIVSLVVGLIISILQVVTQIQEMTLTFVPKIGAVVAIIFVMGSWMLATLTLYAKNVIGNIPAYF from the coding sequence ATGAACGCTGATCTGGCGATGATGCTTACCGAAGACATGTTATGGACGGCAGTTTTGGTCGCTGCGCCTATTTTAATAGTCAGTCTGGTCGTGGGGCTGATTATCAGCATATTGCAGGTAGTCACTCAGATACAGGAAATGACGCTGACGTTTGTGCCAAAAATTGGCGCTGTCGTGGCGATCATATTTGTTATGGGGTCCTGGATGCTGGCGACATTGACCCTTTATGCAAAAAATGTAATCGGGAATATACCGGCATACTTTTAG
- a CDS encoding tetratricopeptide repeat protein — MMDLSLFEGDELLALARLDVDAKRIDEALAKLKRAYQLPEFPPEVESLLAKIYAQLDLLERASFHYESFLARETKAVLERFQYGMVQFEQGIKDRALQVWAEVLEDEPTHPPSLFYASLANVELGNENEARRLIDILLKSAPVDNLYFNRAKTLLQDLDGRRSQAESMSDLKEADHLYN, encoded by the coding sequence ATGATGGACCTAAGTCTCTTTGAAGGCGATGAGTTGCTTGCCTTGGCCAGGTTGGATGTTGACGCAAAGCGAATTGACGAAGCATTGGCCAAACTGAAGAGAGCATATCAGCTCCCCGAATTCCCCCCCGAAGTAGAATCTTTATTAGCTAAAATTTACGCTCAGCTGGATTTGTTAGAGCGTGCATCCTTCCACTATGAGAGCTTTCTCGCCAGAGAAACCAAAGCGGTTCTAGAGCGTTTTCAGTACGGCATGGTGCAATTTGAACAAGGCATTAAGGACCGCGCCCTGCAGGTTTGGGCCGAAGTGCTTGAGGACGAACCCACCCATCCGCCTTCATTGTTTTACGCCTCATTGGCGAATGTTGAGCTGGGGAATGAAAATGAAGCTCGGCGTCTGATCGATATTCTGCTAAAGTCCGCCCCCGTCGATAACCTTTATTTTAATCGGGCTAAAACCCTTCTTCAGGACCTTGACGGGCGACGCTCCCAGGCCGAGTCCATGAGTGATTTGAAAGAAGCGGACCATCTATACAACTGA
- a CDS encoding MoaD/ThiS family protein: MATVTFTNNLKRYLSCPPRDVQAGTVAEALQRVFADNARLAGYILDDQDRLRKNIAIFVDGQMIRDRLHLTDALQPESEVHVLQALSGG; the protein is encoded by the coding sequence ATGGCGACAGTCACTTTCACTAATAACCTAAAGCGTTACCTGTCCTGTCCGCCCCGCGACGTTCAAGCGGGAACGGTGGCGGAGGCCTTGCAAAGGGTATTCGCGGATAACGCGCGGCTGGCGGGTTATATCCTTGATGATCAGGACCGGTTGCGTAAAAACATAGCGATTTTTGTGGATGGACAGATGATCCGGGACCGACTTCATCTGACCGACGCGTTACAGCCTGAGTCCGAAGTACATGTGCTGCAGGCGCTCTCCGGCGGTTGA